Proteins from a genomic interval of Granulicella sp. L56:
- a CDS encoding S24 family peptidase — translation MAKTKNTSAISASALKTTNKTKTSEIVRNAVPYVEQSKDSATYFCWTEPFAFHILGATMLPNFNVGDTVIIDPYRKPKDGDFVVAGLPGQSLVFRKYACTLGAPYQLLATNPQYAPLDPVLPVVGVMTSHHSKVDDHKEVEHAILSLISSARSSVEDGVTGTKIRSYPPRHKLILISPWLLSARPKTI, via the coding sequence ATGGCTAAGACCAAGAATACCAGCGCTATAAGTGCATCTGCACTAAAAACCACCAACAAAACCAAGACCTCCGAGATCGTCCGCAACGCCGTTCCGTATGTTGAACAGAGCAAAGATTCGGCCACCTACTTTTGCTGGACAGAGCCTTTTGCATTTCACATCCTCGGCGCCACAATGCTTCCCAATTTCAACGTCGGCGACACCGTCATCATCGATCCATACCGAAAGCCAAAAGATGGTGATTTTGTAGTCGCAGGCCTGCCCGGCCAGTCACTCGTCTTCCGCAAGTATGCCTGCACACTAGGCGCACCTTATCAACTTCTCGCTACAAACCCACAATACGCGCCGCTGGATCCGGTTCTTCCCGTTGTCGGAGTCATGACCTCTCATCATTCCAAGGTCGATGACCATAAGGAGGTTGAACACGCCATTCTCTCGCTGATTAGCTCGGCACGCAGCTCAGTTGAGGATGGCGTTACGGGAACGAAGATCCGCTCTTATCCGCCTCGTCACAAATTAATACTGATTTCACCTTGGCTGCTCAGTGCGAGGCCGAAGACGATTTGA